In one Shewanella loihica PV-4 genomic region, the following are encoded:
- the fliI gene encoding flagellar protein export ATPase FliI gives MKTRQNRLLDKLRQHTQAVAPFMPEASGQLVRVVGLTLEATGCKAPVGSLCSIATMAGDLIAEVIGFDDKLLYLMPIEELSGVMPGAKVTPLGEQTGLNVGMGLLGRVLDGNGAPIDGLGQLHTDQKATRHATMLNPLARRAISEPLDVGVRAINAMLTVGKGQRMGLFAGSGVGKSVLLGMMTRGTTADVIVVGLVGERGREVKEFIEEILGAEGRSRSVVVAAPADTSPLMRLRACETSTRIAEYFRDLGYNVLLLMDSLTRYAQAQREIALAVGEPPATKGYPPSVFAKLPKLVERAGNGGAGQGSITAFYTVLTEGDDLQDPIADAARAILDGHIVLSRALADSGHYPAIDVEASISRVAPMVISDAHLEATRRVKQMYSLYQQNRDLISIGAYTQGSDPRIDNAIRLQPAMNAFLRQTMKEAISFDSSALMLGQLSAQCQV, from the coding sequence ATGAAGACACGTCAAAACCGGCTTCTTGATAAGTTAAGGCAGCATACCCAGGCGGTCGCCCCTTTTATGCCGGAGGCCTCGGGCCAGCTGGTGCGCGTGGTAGGCCTAACGCTGGAGGCCACCGGCTGCAAGGCGCCCGTGGGCAGTCTGTGTAGCATAGCCACCATGGCAGGAGATCTGATCGCCGAGGTGATAGGCTTCGATGACAAGCTACTCTATCTGATGCCCATCGAGGAGCTCAGCGGCGTGATGCCTGGTGCCAAGGTGACGCCGCTCGGCGAGCAGACTGGGCTGAATGTCGGCATGGGCCTGCTTGGCCGCGTGCTCGATGGCAATGGTGCGCCGATAGACGGCTTGGGGCAGCTGCATACCGATCAGAAAGCTACCCGTCATGCCACCATGCTAAACCCCTTGGCGCGCCGCGCCATCAGCGAACCTTTGGATGTGGGGGTTCGTGCCATCAACGCCATGTTGACCGTGGGTAAGGGCCAACGTATGGGTCTATTTGCCGGTTCGGGTGTGGGTAAGAGTGTGCTGCTGGGCATGATGACCCGGGGCACCACGGCCGATGTGATTGTCGTTGGTCTGGTGGGGGAACGTGGCCGCGAAGTGAAAGAGTTTATCGAAGAGATCTTGGGCGCCGAGGGACGTTCCCGCAGCGTGGTGGTGGCGGCGCCCGCCGATACCTCGCCGCTGATGCGTCTTCGAGCCTGTGAGACCTCGACCCGTATCGCCGAATATTTTCGCGATCTGGGTTACAACGTATTGCTGCTGATGGACAGCCTGACTCGTTACGCCCAGGCGCAGCGTGAGATCGCCCTGGCCGTCGGTGAGCCGCCGGCCACCAAAGGCTATCCGCCCTCTGTGTTTGCCAAGCTGCCTAAGCTGGTGGAGCGCGCCGGTAACGGCGGCGCCGGCCAGGGCTCAATTACCGCCTTCTATACCGTGCTGACCGAGGGCGATGATCTGCAGGATCCGATCGCCGATGCGGCGCGGGCGATCCTCGATGGCCATATTGTGTTATCGCGGGCATTAGCCGATTCGGGTCATTACCCTGCCATCGACGTCGAGGCCTCTATCAGCCGTGTGGCGCCTATGGTGATCAGTGACGCTCATCTGGAGGCGACGCGCCGGGTGAAGCAGATGTATTCTCTGTACCAACAAAATCGCGACCTCATCTCTATCGGTGCCTATACTCAGGGGAGCGACCCTCGTATCGATAACGCCATACGGCTGCAGCCAGCCATGAACGCCTTCCTGCGCCAGACCATGAAGGAAGCCATCAGCTTCGATTCCAGCGCCTTGATGCTGGGTCAATTGAGCGCCCAGTGTCAGGTCTAG
- the fliE gene encoding flagellar hook-basal body complex protein FliE, whose translation MQIGANSLLQEMQTLTGEIKPNGITPNITQQVANTSGSDFGSLLSEAVGNVNALQATSSSLQTRLDMGDTRVTLSDTVIAREKASVAFEATVQVRNKLVEAYKEIMSMPV comes from the coding sequence ATGCAGATAGGTGCCAATTCATTACTGCAAGAGATGCAGACACTCACGGGCGAAATCAAGCCTAATGGGATCACACCTAATATCACTCAGCAGGTGGCGAACACCAGTGGTAGCGACTTTGGCAGCCTCTTGTCTGAAGCTGTGGGCAATGTAAATGCGCTGCAGGCCACCTCATCCTCGCTGCAGACACGTCTGGATATGGGCGACACCCGGGTGACACTGTCAGATACCGTGATCGCCAGAGAGAAGGCCAGCGTGGCATTCGAGGCCACCGTTCAGGTGCGCAACAAGCTGGTGGAAGCCTATAAAGAGATCATGAGTATGCCTGTCTAG
- a CDS encoding flagellar hook-length control protein FliK — protein sequence MTQILLSNVEPGKEKVGVLPSASDAKSTAESKSENKGFSEALAKASGQDEVNSQAKTRHQSQAENVAQRDNTDKADVKQEKAPTQDKESDDVSNVLAQIHLANKLGDEAEFAADGVILPPGDADGESSADNELLPTFVKGAKDKVDTEKAALEGIDELLNPGAGDDHILPVINPNSLGSEAILAQLPEDALSEVMAQTGLSKDELTALPPQMLEGLIHGIAGKNKSGNGELGQAEALESDAAKLAALINDAKQYLSAKASQSQSNLAATQTEPSQGAGGASQAGLNQVGLNQNEISQTGLTSANNASGVESAVNEKGVKAILGESKVGESKFGEAKLADAKLAAEQAQNGALKTTSGAEGRDGKAAQELLKGANLAVTMSPKAGEMPDAAADTKLNALSLQGLQGARNEVLPQYQVSIKPQGEPVTQMQEMIHKFSPVMRQQLVAMVSQGVQQAEIRLDPPELGHMMVRVQVQGDQTQVQFHVTQTQTRDLVEQAIPRLRELLAEQGMQLTDSNVSQGGKEQGGNGEQGEGVGHGLSEMDEISAEESLLVSNNATSYRSGIDYYA from the coding sequence ATGACCCAAATACTCCTATCTAATGTCGAGCCCGGCAAAGAGAAAGTCGGGGTGTTGCCCAGTGCATCAGATGCGAAGTCGACCGCAGAGTCTAAGTCAGAAAACAAAGGTTTTTCAGAGGCTTTGGCTAAGGCGAGTGGCCAGGATGAGGTGAACTCACAGGCAAAAACGCGCCACCAGTCCCAAGCCGAAAACGTGGCTCAACGCGATAACACTGATAAGGCCGATGTTAAGCAGGAGAAGGCGCCCACGCAGGACAAAGAGAGCGACGATGTCTCCAACGTGCTGGCGCAGATCCATCTGGCGAACAAGCTGGGGGATGAGGCGGAATTTGCCGCCGACGGCGTCATTTTGCCGCCGGGTGATGCTGATGGTGAGTCATCTGCCGACAATGAGCTGCTTCCTACCTTTGTAAAAGGGGCTAAGGACAAGGTCGATACCGAAAAAGCGGCCTTAGAGGGTATAGATGAGCTGCTTAACCCCGGCGCCGGAGATGATCATATCTTACCCGTCATCAATCCAAATAGCCTGGGGAGCGAGGCGATATTGGCTCAGCTTCCCGAAGATGCTTTAAGTGAGGTGATGGCGCAAACCGGTTTGTCCAAGGATGAGCTGACGGCCTTACCGCCGCAGATGCTAGAGGGGCTTATTCATGGCATAGCGGGTAAGAATAAGTCTGGAAATGGTGAGCTTGGTCAAGCTGAGGCGCTAGAGAGTGATGCTGCCAAGCTGGCGGCACTTATTAATGACGCCAAGCAATATCTCTCGGCCAAGGCGAGTCAGTCGCAAAGCAACCTTGCTGCAACTCAAACTGAGCCTTCACAAGGTGCAGGCGGTGCCAGTCAGGCGGGACTAAATCAGGTTGGGCTAAATCAGAATGAGATTAGTCAAACAGGCCTAACCTCGGCCAATAACGCGAGCGGCGTGGAAAGTGCCGTTAATGAGAAAGGCGTGAAAGCCATATTGGGTGAATCCAAGGTTGGTGAGTCTAAGTTTGGTGAAGCTAAGCTAGCTGACGCCAAGCTTGCCGCCGAGCAGGCACAAAATGGTGCTCTGAAGACGACCTCGGGCGCAGAGGGCCGCGATGGCAAAGCCGCGCAGGAGCTGCTGAAGGGCGCTAACCTTGCCGTGACCATGTCGCCAAAGGCCGGTGAAATGCCAGATGCCGCGGCAGATACTAAGCTAAACGCCTTATCGCTGCAGGGCTTGCAAGGCGCAAGAAATGAGGTCCTCCCACAATATCAAGTTTCTATCAAGCCTCAGGGCGAACCTGTGACGCAGATGCAGGAGATGATCCATAAATTCTCGCCCGTGATGCGTCAGCAGCTGGTGGCCATGGTGAGCCAAGGCGTGCAGCAGGCTGAGATTCGCCTGGATCCGCCCGAGCTTGGCCACATGATGGTTCGGGTTCAGGTGCAGGGCGACCAGACTCAGGTGCAGTTTCATGTAACCCAGACCCAGACGCGGGATCTGGTTGAGCAAGCCATCCCGCGTCTGCGAGAGCTACTGGCCGAGCAGGGGATGCAGCTGACCGATAGTAACGTCTCTCAAGGCGGCAAAGAGCAGGGCGGCAATGGCGAGCAAGGCGAGGGAGTGGGCCATGGTCTGTCTGAGATGGATGAAATTTCGGCAGAAGAGAGCCTGTTAGTGTCGAATAACGCAACAAGTTATCGTTCGGGTATAGATTATTACGCGTAA
- the fliG gene encoding flagellar motor switch protein FliG: MSKDKEIDTANGEFNTKDLTGIEKTAILLLSLSEADAASILKHLEPKQVQKVGMAMAAMKDFGQNKVIGVHKLFLEEVQKYSSIGFNSEEFVRNALTAALGEDKAGNLIEQIIMGGGAKGLESLKWMDARQVATIIQNEHPQIQTIVLSYLEPDQAAEIFAQAPENTRLDLMMRIANLEEVQPAALQELNDIMEKQFAGQGGAQAAKMGGLKAAANIMNYLDTGVESQLMETLRETDEEMAQQIQDLMFVFENLADVDDMGIQTLLREVQQDVLMKALKGADDQLKEKILGNMSKRAAELLKDDLEAMGPIRISEVEVAQKEILSIARRLSDAGEIILGGSGGEEFL; the protein is encoded by the coding sequence ATGAGTAAAGACAAAGAGATCGACACAGCTAACGGTGAGTTCAATACCAAAGATCTGACCGGTATCGAGAAGACAGCCATCCTGCTACTCAGCCTTAGCGAAGCCGACGCCGCCTCAATCCTAAAACACCTCGAGCCTAAGCAGGTGCAGAAGGTGGGTATGGCCATGGCGGCCATGAAAGACTTCGGCCAAAACAAGGTGATCGGCGTACACAAGCTGTTTCTGGAGGAGGTACAGAAATACTCCTCCATCGGATTTAACAGCGAAGAGTTCGTGCGTAATGCCCTTACCGCCGCCTTGGGTGAAGATAAGGCGGGTAACCTTATCGAGCAGATCATCATGGGGGGCGGTGCCAAGGGCCTAGAATCACTCAAGTGGATGGACGCCCGTCAGGTGGCCACCATCATTCAGAACGAACACCCGCAGATCCAGACGATTGTGCTCTCCTATCTTGAGCCGGATCAGGCCGCCGAGATATTTGCCCAAGCACCGGAAAATACCCGTCTCGACTTGATGATGCGAATCGCCAACCTCGAAGAGGTACAACCGGCGGCACTGCAAGAGCTTAACGACATCATGGAGAAACAGTTTGCCGGTCAGGGCGGCGCGCAGGCGGCGAAGATGGGCGGCCTGAAGGCGGCGGCCAACATCATGAACTACCTGGATACTGGCGTCGAGAGTCAGCTGATGGAGACGCTGCGCGAGACCGACGAAGAGATGGCGCAGCAGATCCAAGATCTGATGTTTGTCTTCGAAAACCTGGCAGATGTCGACGACATGGGTATTCAGACCTTGCTGCGTGAAGTGCAGCAGGATGTGTTGATGAAGGCCCTCAAGGGCGCAGACGATCAACTCAAAGAGAAGATCCTCGGCAACATGTCCAAGCGTGCCGCCGAGCTGCTTAAAGACGATCTCGAGGCCATGGGCCCAATACGGATCAGCGAAGTGGAAGTGGCTCAGAAGGAGATCCTCTCTATTGCCCGTCGCTTAAGTGACGCCGGTGAGATCATTCTAGGTGGTAGCGGCGGAGAAGAGTTCCTCTAA
- a CDS encoding sensor histidine kinase, whose product MGGEVANDAISSRMEHILQAMPSGVVILNGDGVVTDANPVAVQLLGQPLAGIRWLQVINRAFSPQDDDGHEVSLKNGRRVKLAITPLTPEPGQLIVLTDLTETRLLQKNLSHLQRLSALGKMVASLAHQVRTPLSAALLYAANLGSPKLTQVSRERFQGKLIDRLNELSQQVDDMLLMAKGRQQELTEVCNMQQVMTSVMANCEPIAERKGCQLLLKLDTHLRFKANPAALSSAINNLVMNSIEAGASQIWLNAQDETGTVAFEVVDNGKGLDAKLQEKVLEPFFTTKAQGTGLGLAVVQTVVANHQGRLQLNCIAGKGCRASFNLPAVSADSGLEVSHG is encoded by the coding sequence ATGGGTGGTGAGGTGGCAAACGATGCCATCTCCAGCCGCATGGAACATATACTCCAGGCTATGCCATCGGGTGTAGTGATCCTCAATGGCGATGGTGTGGTGACAGATGCCAATCCGGTTGCGGTGCAATTGTTAGGGCAGCCCCTGGCGGGCATACGCTGGTTACAGGTGATTAACCGTGCCTTTTCGCCCCAAGATGACGACGGTCACGAGGTCTCGTTGAAGAACGGTCGCCGGGTGAAGCTGGCGATCACGCCGCTAACGCCCGAGCCTGGTCAGCTCATCGTCTTGACCGACTTGACCGAAACCCGTCTGCTGCAGAAGAATCTCTCGCATCTGCAACGACTATCCGCCTTAGGTAAGATGGTAGCCAGCCTGGCCCACCAGGTGCGAACACCTTTGTCGGCGGCCTTACTCTACGCCGCGAACCTGGGGAGCCCTAAGCTGACCCAGGTCTCAAGGGAGCGTTTTCAGGGCAAGCTTATCGACAGGCTCAATGAACTGTCGCAACAGGTGGATGACATGTTGCTGATGGCCAAGGGGCGTCAGCAGGAATTGACCGAAGTCTGCAACATGCAGCAGGTGATGACTAGCGTGATGGCCAACTGCGAACCTATCGCCGAGCGTAAGGGCTGCCAGCTGCTTCTTAAGCTAGACACTCACTTGCGCTTTAAGGCTAATCCGGCGGCGCTCAGCTCGGCGATCAACAATCTTGTTATGAACAGTATCGAGGCCGGGGCCAGTCAGATCTGGCTTAATGCCCAAGATGAGACGGGGACTGTCGCCTTCGAGGTAGTCGACAACGGTAAGGGGCTCGATGCCAAATTGCAAGAGAAGGTGTTAGAGCCTTTCTTCACCACTAAGGCCCAAGGCACAGGTCTGGGCTTAGCTGTCGTGCAGACGGTTGTGGCAAATCATCAGGGCCGCTTGCAACTCAATTGTATCGCGGGAAAGGGATGTCGCGCCTCGTTTAACCTGCCGGCTGTTTCGGCCGATTCTGGGCTGGAGGTAAGCCATGGCTGA
- the fliH gene encoding flagellar assembly protein FliH, translated as MTMSGDKKPQEGKGVHTTQADFSHWQLPDVTPVVHEPKENMFGRIAPQKAAKAVDEPVMPPTLEEIESIRAEAEAEGFAQGQEAGMAKGLEEGRLKGLEQGHEEGYRQGQAQGMEAGLVEAKQTIAHFEALMQQLSMPLSLLDTEIEQALVQLSMTLAKAVIGHELKTHPEHILAALRQGVDALPLKEQGAHLRLHPEDLAIVERLYESAQLTKNHWELEADPTLSRGECIVSNSRSRVDMGLEHRIKAVFDKLIASEQRLEQQRLQQLAAMEKVPEHQDQNQDLDGDAAQAGLETDSQTSDPQQTQVVDASQVAPSEQIAPDAPQETSPDEDTSKPAS; from the coding sequence ATGACCATGTCTGGCGACAAGAAGCCCCAAGAGGGCAAAGGCGTACACACCACACAAGCCGATTTTAGCCATTGGCAGCTGCCGGATGTGACCCCTGTGGTGCATGAGCCCAAGGAGAACATGTTCGGCCGCATCGCCCCGCAAAAGGCGGCTAAGGCGGTCGATGAGCCGGTGATGCCCCCCACCCTGGAAGAGATCGAGTCGATCCGCGCCGAGGCCGAGGCCGAAGGCTTCGCTCAGGGCCAGGAAGCCGGTATGGCCAAGGGCTTGGAAGAGGGGCGACTGAAAGGCCTGGAGCAGGGCCACGAAGAGGGCTATCGTCAAGGACAGGCTCAGGGTATGGAGGCCGGCCTCGTCGAGGCCAAACAGACGATTGCGCATTTTGAAGCCCTGATGCAGCAGTTATCAATGCCGCTCTCTCTGCTCGACACCGAAATAGAACAAGCCTTGGTACAACTGAGCATGACGCTGGCTAAGGCGGTGATCGGCCATGAGCTTAAGACACATCCCGAACATATTCTAGCCGCCCTGCGTCAAGGGGTCGACGCCCTACCGCTGAAAGAGCAAGGGGCGCATCTGCGTCTACATCCAGAGGATCTCGCTATCGTCGAGCGACTCTATGAAAGCGCGCAGCTAACAAAAAATCATTGGGAGTTAGAGGCCGACCCGACCTTGAGCCGCGGCGAGTGTATCGTAAGCAACAGCCGTAGCCGGGTGGATATGGGGCTGGAGCATCGCATCAAGGCGGTGTTCGATAAGCTTATCGCCAGTGAGCAGCGCCTCGAGCAGCAAAGGCTACAACAGCTAGCTGCCATGGAGAAGGTCCCCGAGCATCAAGACCAAAACCAAGACCTAGACGGCGACGCTGCGCAAGCGGGCCTCGAAACAGATAGCCAGACAAGCGATCCGCAACAAACGCAAGTAGTTGACGCATCGCAAGTCGCGCCGAGCGAACAGATTGCACCTGACGCACCGCAAGAGACGAGCCCAGATGAAGACACGTCAAAACCGGCTTCTTGA
- the fliL gene encoding flagellar basal body-associated protein FliL, translating to MAEEESLELEENVEPKSKKKLIIFAAIGALLVVLLGVGAWLFLSGGEPSDETMAEGEQTEQSEPANSREAFYVGMPRPFLFNLPGQNRSRLVEIKVQLMVRGSDDDVLIKKHIPLIEDALLTTFSSADVQKLSSLAGKDELRQLALLNVQNTLQPVTGRKVVEKVLFTGFVMQ from the coding sequence ATGGCGGAAGAAGAATCGTTAGAACTTGAAGAGAATGTAGAGCCTAAGAGTAAGAAGAAGCTCATTATCTTTGCGGCTATTGGTGCACTCTTGGTGGTCCTGTTAGGTGTGGGTGCCTGGTTGTTCTTGTCGGGCGGCGAACCGAGTGATGAGACCATGGCCGAAGGGGAGCAAACCGAGCAGAGCGAGCCGGCAAACAGCCGTGAAGCCTTCTATGTGGGGATGCCGAGACCCTTCCTGTTCAACCTGCCGGGGCAGAATCGCTCCCGTCTGGTGGAGATCAAGGTGCAGCTCATGGTGCGTGGCTCTGACGATGACGTCTTGATCAAGAAGCATATTCCGCTTATCGAGGATGCGTTGCTGACCACCTTTAGTAGTGCCGATGTGCAGAAGCTCAGCTCCCTTGCTGGTAAGGATGAGCTGCGCCAGTTGGCCCTGCTGAATGTGCAGAATACCCTGCAACCTGTGACCGGACGTAAAGTGGTTGAAAAGGTGCTGTTTACCGGCTTCGTGATGCAGTAA
- the fliF gene encoding flagellar basal-body MS-ring/collar protein FliF has translation MVVGTGAGTTQDMLAGGVQEEHKPSGGMFGGVDMLRQITMILALAICLALAVFVMLWAQEPEYRPLGKMDTQEMVQVLDVLDKNKVNYQIDVDVLKVPEDQYQDVKMMLSRAGIDNSPSRDDYLSKDSGFGVSQRMEAARLKNSQEQNLARTIEELKSVSRAKVILAIPKENVFARNRSKPSATVVVNTRRGGLGQEEVDSIVDIVASAVHGLEPTRVTVTDANGRLLNSGSQTAGSARARRELELVQQKEAEYRSKIESILMPILGPENFTAQVDVNMDFTSVEQTAKRYNPDLPAVRSEMTVENNSTGASTGGIAGALSNQPPMEANIPQQATGTSAQEQTLPGSSHKEATRNYELDTTISHTRQQVGVVRRVSVSVAVDFKTGPAGEDGQVTRVARTEQELSNIRRLLEGAVGFNTQRGDMIEVVTVPFMDQLVEEAPALAIYEEPWFWRAIKLVMGGLIILVLILFVVRPMLKRLIYPDGQKMPDAPSLGDELAEIEDQYAADTLGMLNRPDAEYSYADDGSILIPDLHKDDDMIKAIRALVANEPELSTQVVKGWLQENE, from the coding sequence ATGGTAGTCGGAACTGGCGCTGGCACAACACAGGATATGTTGGCAGGCGGCGTACAAGAAGAACATAAGCCGAGCGGCGGAATGTTTGGCGGTGTCGACATGCTCAGACAGATCACCATGATCCTGGCGCTGGCTATCTGTCTGGCGTTGGCCGTCTTCGTCATGTTGTGGGCTCAGGAGCCCGAATACCGTCCTCTGGGTAAGATGGATACTCAGGAGATGGTGCAGGTCCTGGATGTGCTGGACAAGAACAAGGTCAACTATCAGATCGATGTCGATGTGCTCAAGGTGCCGGAAGATCAGTACCAAGACGTCAAGATGATGCTGAGCCGCGCCGGTATCGATAACTCGCCGAGTCGTGACGATTACCTATCAAAAGACAGCGGCTTTGGCGTGAGCCAGCGCATGGAGGCCGCCAGACTCAAGAACAGCCAGGAGCAAAACCTGGCACGTACCATCGAAGAGTTAAAGAGCGTCAGCCGCGCCAAGGTGATCCTGGCCATTCCTAAAGAGAATGTGTTTGCCCGTAATCGCTCCAAGCCAAGTGCAACCGTGGTGGTTAATACCCGCCGTGGCGGTCTGGGTCAGGAGGAGGTCGATTCCATCGTAGATATCGTTGCCTCGGCGGTGCACGGTCTCGAGCCGACTCGAGTCACTGTGACCGATGCTAACGGTCGCCTGCTAAACTCGGGCAGTCAAACTGCAGGCTCGGCCAGAGCCAGACGCGAGCTCGAGCTGGTGCAGCAGAAAGAAGCCGAATACCGCAGCAAGATTGAATCGATTCTGATGCCGATTCTGGGGCCGGAAAACTTTACCGCTCAGGTCGACGTGAACATGGACTTCACCTCGGTCGAGCAGACCGCCAAGCGTTATAACCCGGATCTGCCCGCGGTGCGCAGCGAGATGACGGTTGAGAATAACTCTACCGGTGCCAGCACTGGCGGCATCGCCGGCGCGCTGAGCAACCAGCCACCGATGGAAGCCAATATTCCTCAGCAGGCTACCGGGACTAGTGCTCAGGAGCAGACCCTGCCGGGTTCTAGCCACAAGGAGGCAACCCGCAATTATGAGCTAGACACCACCATCAGCCATACCCGCCAGCAGGTGGGGGTGGTCAGACGGGTTAGCGTGTCGGTGGCGGTCGATTTCAAGACGGGACCTGCCGGTGAAGACGGTCAGGTGACCCGCGTTGCTCGCACCGAGCAGGAGCTGAGCAACATACGCCGCCTGCTAGAAGGGGCTGTAGGTTTCAATACCCAACGTGGCGACATGATAGAGGTGGTCACAGTTCCCTTCATGGATCAACTGGTAGAAGAGGCGCCAGCGCTGGCTATCTACGAGGAGCCTTGGTTCTGGCGAGCCATCAAGCTAGTGATGGGCGGTCTAATCATCCTGGTGCTTATTCTGTTCGTGGTGCGCCCTATGCTCAAGCGCCTTATCTACCCAGATGGTCAGAAGATGCCGGATGCGCCATCTTTGGGTGATGAGTTAGCGGAGATTGAGGATCAGTATGCCGCCGATACCCTTGGCATGCTTAATCGTCCCGATGCGGAATACAGCTACGCCGATGATGGGTCAATTTTGATACCGGATCTGCATAAAGACGATGATATGATAAAGGCCATACGTGCATTGGTGGCCAACGAGCCTGAGTTGTCTACGCAAGTCGTCAAGGGATGGTTACAAGAAAATGAGTAA
- a CDS encoding sigma-54-dependent transcriptional regulator — protein MAEAKILLVEDDAALREALVDTLLLAQYECVDVESAEAAIVALKGQEFDMVISDVQMEGIGGLGLVNYLQQHNAQVPILLMTAFATIDSAVSAIKLGAVDYLAKPFAPEVLLNQVSRYLKPKLIEDQPVVADERSLALLALAQKVAQSDASVMIMGPSGSGKEVLARYIHQHSQRANEPFVAINCAAIPENMLEATLFGYEKGAFTGAYQACPGKFEQAQGGTLLLDEISEMDLGLQAKLLRVLQEREVERLGGRKTIKLDVRVLATSNRDLKAMATKGDFREDLYYRINVFPLTWPALHQRPADILPLARHLVLRHAKAAGLAVAPSLDDQASRRLLGHRWPGNVRELDNVVQRALILQTGDTICAKDIVIDTQDVMLEPAFDSEKTVEPEGLGDELKAQEHVIILETLNQCNGSRKQVAEKLGISARTLRYKMARMRDMGIQIPA, from the coding sequence ATGGCTGAAGCCAAGATATTACTCGTTGAAGATGATGCGGCGCTGCGCGAAGCCTTAGTCGATACCTTGCTGCTGGCGCAGTATGAATGTGTCGATGTTGAATCGGCCGAGGCGGCCATCGTCGCGCTCAAGGGTCAGGAATTCGACATGGTGATCAGCGACGTGCAGATGGAGGGGATAGGCGGTCTCGGGCTGGTGAACTATCTTCAGCAGCATAACGCCCAGGTGCCCATCTTATTGATGACGGCTTTTGCCACCATAGACAGTGCGGTAAGTGCCATTAAGCTCGGCGCGGTGGACTATCTGGCGAAACCCTTCGCCCCTGAGGTCTTGCTTAACCAGGTGTCTCGTTATCTCAAACCTAAGCTAATCGAAGATCAACCCGTGGTGGCCGACGAGCGCAGCCTGGCGCTCTTGGCGCTGGCACAGAAGGTGGCCCAATCCGATGCCTCCGTGATGATCATGGGGCCGAGTGGTTCGGGTAAAGAGGTGCTTGCCCGCTATATTCATCAACACAGCCAGCGTGCCAACGAGCCATTTGTGGCAATCAACTGTGCGGCAATTCCTGAAAACATGCTCGAAGCCACACTGTTTGGCTACGAGAAGGGGGCCTTCACCGGGGCCTATCAGGCCTGTCCCGGTAAGTTTGAACAGGCTCAGGGCGGCACCTTGCTGCTCGATGAAATCTCCGAGATGGATCTGGGGCTGCAAGCCAAGCTGCTCAGGGTATTGCAAGAGCGCGAAGTCGAGCGACTCGGCGGTCGTAAGACGATTAAGCTCGATGTGCGTGTGCTGGCCACCTCTAACCGTGACCTTAAGGCGATGGCGACCAAAGGCGATTTTAGGGAAGATCTCTATTACCGCATCAATGTGTTCCCGCTGACCTGGCCGGCACTGCATCAACGCCCGGCGGATATCTTGCCGCTGGCGAGGCACCTGGTGTTGCGTCATGCCAAGGCTGCCGGTTTAGCCGTGGCGCCAAGCCTGGACGATCAGGCGAGCAGGCGTCTATTGGGCCACAGATGGCCGGGGAACGTTCGAGAGCTGGATAACGTGGTTCAGCGCGCCCTAATTCTACAGACAGGTGACACTATCTGCGCCAAGGATATCGTTATCGATACTCAGGATGTGATGCTGGAGCCTGCTTTTGATAGTGAAAAAACTGTCGAGCCCGAGGGGCTGGGGGATGAGCTTAAGGCACAGGAGCATGTGATCATCCTAGAGACCCTCAATCAGTGTAATGGCAGTCGCAAGCAGGTGGCCGAAAAGCTGGGTATCAGCGCCCGGACCCTGAGATATAAGATGGCGCGTATGCGTGACATGGGTATTCAGATCCCTGCCTGA
- the fliJ gene encoding flagellar export protein FliJ, whose amino-acid sequence MAKHDPLETVLKLALDAEEAAATQLRGVQLTLNKCRQQLDALQQYRLDYMKQMEAQQGQVIAASSYHQFHQFIRQIDEAIEKQVFAVSETDKQRQKAQQYWQGKQQKRKAVELLLAHKAEAKQKFEAKQEQKMIDEFASQQFFRQSTR is encoded by the coding sequence ATGGCAAAGCATGACCCCTTAGAGACAGTACTCAAGTTAGCCCTCGACGCCGAGGAGGCCGCGGCGACTCAGCTAAGAGGCGTGCAGTTGACGTTGAATAAATGTCGCCAGCAGCTCGATGCCTTGCAGCAGTATCGTCTCGATTACATGAAACAGATGGAGGCGCAACAGGGGCAAGTGATTGCCGCCAGCAGTTATCATCAGTTTCATCAGTTTATCCGTCAGATCGATGAGGCGATCGAGAAGCAGGTCTTCGCCGTGTCGGAGACGGATAAGCAGCGTCAGAAGGCCCAGCAATATTGGCAGGGTAAGCAACAAAAGCGCAAGGCTGTCGAGCTGTTACTCGCGCATAAAGCCGAAGCAAAACAAAAGTTTGAGGCTAAACAGGAACAGAAGATGATCGACGAGTTTGCCTCGCAACAATTTTTCCGCCAGTCTACCCGTTAA